From Neosynechococcus sphagnicola sy1, one genomic window encodes:
- a CDS encoding PhoX family protein, whose protein sequence is MAANLAGGTPTARPEDIEVNPRNPREVFISYTDGAPGSDGYPDSHVFQVSKTFSGINGTQQSGGLYKIIEDSTDSTGLTFRWQRFVQGGEAGSIAGAGFANVDNLVFDPQGNIWGVTDMSTDLQNGFSVGSPNIPTTIDHAKTGDVSTLVGVFGSNWMFFIPTTGPDAGKMVPFAQGPNRCEMTGPTFVGGDTLIISVQHPSEDCLIGSTTVLNRDIPMLDLNGTLFTQNRNVPQGSNWPSNIEGNLNGPPRPSVIGIRRINSTGRFV, encoded by the coding sequence CTGGCAGCCAATCTAGCGGGGGGCACCCCCACCGCTCGTCCCGAAGACATCGAGGTCAATCCCCGTAATCCCCGTGAAGTTTTCATCTCCTACACCGATGGGGCACCGGGGAGCGATGGCTATCCTGATTCCCATGTCTTCCAGGTTTCCAAGACCTTCTCTGGCATCAACGGCACCCAGCAGTCGGGGGGACTCTACAAAATCATTGAAGACAGTACTGACAGCACCGGACTCACCTTTAGATGGCAACGCTTTGTTCAAGGCGGTGAGGCTGGCTCCATTGCCGGGGCAGGGTTTGCCAACGTAGACAATCTGGTCTTCGATCCCCAAGGCAATATCTGGGGGGTAACGGATATGTCCACGGATCTGCAAAATGGTTTCTCCGTGGGCTCTCCCAATATACCAACGACCATTGATCACGCCAAAACTGGGGATGTCAGCACACTGGTTGGGGTGTTTGGCAGCAACTGGATGTTCTTTATTCCCACCACGGGTCCCGATGCTGGGAAAATGGTGCCCTTTGCCCAAGGCCCGAATCGCTGTGAGATGACTGGCCCAACCTTTGTTGGCGGTGACACCCTGATTATTTCGGTACAGCACCCGAGTGAGGATTGTTTGATTGGATCGACAACGGTCTTGAATCGGGATATCCCAATGCTGGATCTCAACGGCACACTGTTTACCCAAAACCGCAATGTGCCCCAGGGGAGTAATTGGCCCAGCAATATCGAGGGCAACCTCAATGGCCCCCCTCGTCCTTCTGTGATTGGTATCCGCCGCATCAACTCCACAGGGCGTTTTGTCTAA
- a CDS encoding rhodanese-like domain-containing protein produces the protein MSLKPIDPAFSEITVEALRYYLQTQSAAGIQLLDVREPQEVEIAHLEGFENWPLSQFPQWSDTLSTRLDPHAETIVICHHGMRSAQMCQWLVQQGFTQVKNLVGGIDAYSLRVDPTIPRY, from the coding sequence ATGTCTCTAAAACCTATAGACCCAGCTTTCTCGGAAATCACTGTCGAAGCGTTGAGATATTACTTACAGACTCAGTCTGCTGCGGGCATCCAACTGTTAGATGTTCGGGAACCCCAAGAAGTTGAGATCGCCCACCTTGAGGGGTTTGAGAATTGGCCCCTGAGTCAGTTCCCTCAGTGGTCGGACACCCTATCAACGCGCCTAGACCCCCACGCTGAAACCATTGTCATCTGCCACCATGGGATGCGTTCAGCTCAGATGTGCCAGTGGTTAGTGCAGCAGGGATTTACCCAGGTCAAAAATTTGGTGGGGGGCATTGACGCCTATTCCCTCAGGGTTGATCCAACGATTCCTCGTTATTAA
- a CDS encoding GspE/PulE family protein: MQATTPILSVWQRLKNREISCEEAIHLLVDGDGNVNLELLDQDVTSRFLREFPDRNNLPPLLPLLLWRNCYYLGSPGKLLPEAIKDLSNRVFTDIKIIPVSDKSFRNWFHTQKLDHHRISADPLVNPLTGEVEQEDIGEVTEIYLSKAVDQIGRIRTIISGALRNRASDIHLEPQPDGLLVRYRIDGILRNITILPPEVSRRAVVALKVMSDMDIAESRRPQDARIGAKYTAGQDGDLGLDMRVSTLPCVGGEKAVIRLLPRENPFASMAELGFSQKTLAIYQRWLSQPQGMIIFTGPTGSGKTSTLYTSLQAIAQEHVNVVTVEDPVEYILPRITQTQVNELAGMTFAVGLRAILRQDPDIIMVGEVRDHETAETAVRAALTGHLVLTTLHTNDAISAIPRLKDIGPDPGLISDALLGIVAQRLVRKICPHCTQPYQPSDNDLKVLGLAREQANPMTWRKGQGCARCFNSGFLGREAIIELLDVDEMVRQIIYEGTITQLNRYLQERNYDSFRKAAILKVTSGVTTISEVLRVLPHSALYRKASQAASPAVPQSGS; this comes from the coding sequence ATGCAAGCAACCACTCCGATTCTTTCCGTTTGGCAGCGCCTTAAAAATCGTGAAATTAGCTGTGAAGAAGCCATCCATTTGCTAGTCGATGGCGACGGCAACGTCAATCTGGAACTGCTAGATCAGGATGTGACCAGTCGATTCCTACGGGAGTTTCCGGATCGCAACAACTTGCCTCCCTTGCTACCGCTCTTGTTGTGGCGTAACTGTTACTACCTGGGTAGCCCTGGGAAGCTGCTGCCGGAGGCCATCAAAGACTTAAGTAATCGGGTGTTCACCGACATTAAGATCATTCCGGTTTCGGATAAGAGCTTCCGTAATTGGTTCCACACCCAAAAGCTCGATCACCATCGCATTAGCGCCGATCCCCTGGTCAACCCCCTGACGGGGGAAGTGGAGCAAGAAGATATTGGTGAGGTCACGGAGATTTACCTCTCGAAGGCGGTTGACCAGATTGGCCGGATTCGTACCATCATCTCAGGAGCACTGCGGAATCGGGCCAGTGACATTCACCTGGAACCGCAACCCGATGGGCTGTTAGTGCGTTACCGCATTGATGGGATTCTGCGGAATATTACTATCTTGCCCCCTGAGGTCAGCCGTCGTGCCGTGGTTGCCCTAAAGGTAATGTCAGATATGGACATTGCTGAGAGTCGTCGTCCCCAAGATGCCCGGATTGGTGCCAAGTACACTGCTGGGCAGGATGGAGACTTAGGACTTGATATGCGGGTGAGTACACTCCCCTGCGTTGGGGGGGAAAAGGCGGTAATTCGGCTCTTACCCCGGGAAAACCCTTTCGCCAGTATGGCGGAATTGGGGTTTTCCCAGAAAACTCTGGCTATTTACCAGCGCTGGCTCAGTCAACCCCAAGGGATGATCATCTTTACAGGCCCGACGGGATCGGGGAAAACCAGTACCCTCTATACCAGTTTGCAGGCGATCGCCCAGGAACATGTGAATGTCGTAACTGTGGAAGATCCGGTGGAGTATATTCTCCCCCGAATTACCCAGACCCAGGTGAATGAACTGGCGGGTATGACTTTTGCTGTGGGCTTACGGGCAATTCTCCGTCAAGACCCTGACATTATCATGGTAGGGGAAGTTCGGGATCATGAAACCGCCGAAACTGCGGTTCGGGCAGCGCTCACCGGACACCTGGTATTGACCACCCTCCACACCAATGATGCCATCAGCGCGATTCCCCGTCTCAAAGACATTGGCCCTGACCCCGGTCTGATCAGCGATGCCTTGTTGGGAATTGTGGCGCAACGTCTGGTGCGGAAAATTTGCCCCCACTGTACCCAACCCTATCAACCCAGCGACAATGACTTGAAGGTACTGGGTCTGGCTCGCGAACAGGCCAATCCCATGACTTGGCGCAAAGGCCAAGGCTGTGCTCGCTGCTTCAACTCGGGCTTTTTAGGGCGGGAGGCCATTATTGAGTTACTGGATGTCGATGAAATGGTGCGACAAATCATCTATGAAGGCACGATTACCCAGCTCAATCGCTATTTGCAAGAACGTAACTACGATTCCTTCCGCAAGGCGGCAATTTTGAAGGTGACCTCCGGGGTGACCACAATTTCAGAGGTATTGCGGGTTCTGCCCCACAGTGCCCTCTATCGCAAAGCCAGTCAGGCGGCTTCGCCAGCTGTCCCCCAATCTGGTTCCTAA
- a CDS encoding cytochrome c biogenesis protein: protein MLLNLSTVLNIPQKFLRRELLPLLANLRLAIGLLLAIALLSISGTVIEQGQAAAFYEANYPEHPALFGFLTWKVLLLLGLDHVYRTWWFLSLLILFGSSLTACTFTRQMIALRWFSRTWNFYTQPRQFRKLALSAELTTGSLADLVPLLRQRRYRIFQEGSSLYAHKGLVGRIGPIVVHASMLIILVGAIWGAMTGFVAQEMIPSGDTFQVKNIVDAGPWSQAQMPQDWSVKVNRFWIDYTPDGVIDQFYSDLSVLDPQGQEVDRQTIHVNQPLKYQGVTFYQADWAIAAVQVKINNSPILQIPMASLPTEGRGRLWGTWVPTKPDMSTGVSLIARDLQGMLLVYDSTGKLVSTVRKGMSTDVEGVTLAIADLVGSTGLQIKADPGVPIVYLGFGLLMLGVIMSYISHSQVWALKHEGFRLCRGGAPTAPR from the coding sequence TTGCTACTTAACCTATCCACAGTCCTGAACATTCCCCAAAAATTTCTGCGACGAGAGCTGTTGCCCCTGCTGGCAAATCTGCGCCTCGCCATTGGATTGTTATTGGCGATCGCCCTATTGAGCATCTCCGGTACCGTCATTGAGCAGGGACAGGCGGCGGCTTTCTATGAGGCGAATTACCCCGAACATCCGGCTCTCTTTGGCTTCCTCACCTGGAAAGTGTTGTTGTTACTGGGGCTGGATCACGTCTATCGCACCTGGTGGTTTTTATCGCTGCTGATTTTGTTTGGTTCCAGCCTCACGGCCTGTACCTTTACCCGTCAGATGATTGCGCTGCGCTGGTTTTCCCGCACCTGGAACTTTTATACTCAGCCCCGCCAATTTCGGAAGCTAGCCCTGAGTGCTGAACTGACAACGGGTTCCTTAGCCGATTTAGTTCCCCTGTTGCGGCAGCGTCGATACCGGATTTTTCAAGAGGGGAGTTCTCTCTATGCCCACAAAGGACTGGTGGGACGGATCGGGCCGATTGTCGTCCATGCCAGTATGTTGATCATCTTGGTGGGGGCCATTTGGGGAGCTATGACCGGATTTGTGGCCCAGGAGATGATTCCCAGTGGCGACACCTTTCAGGTGAAGAATATTGTGGATGCGGGGCCTTGGTCTCAAGCCCAGATGCCCCAGGATTGGTCGGTGAAGGTGAACCGCTTCTGGATTGACTATACCCCTGATGGGGTGATTGATCAGTTTTACTCCGATCTATCCGTTCTCGACCCCCAAGGGCAGGAAGTGGATCGCCAAACGATCCATGTGAATCAGCCCTTGAAGTACCAGGGCGTTACGTTTTACCAGGCAGATTGGGCGATCGCAGCGGTACAGGTGAAGATCAACAACAGTCCGATCTTGCAGATCCCCATGGCATCCTTACCCACCGAAGGCAGGGGGCGACTCTGGGGAACCTGGGTGCCCACCAAACCCGATATGAGCACGGGGGTCTCCCTGATTGCCAGGGATTTACAGGGAATGCTACTGGTCTATGACAGTACCGGGAAGTTAGTATCAACGGTGCGGAAGGGCATGTCCACGGATGTGGAAGGGGTGACCTTAGCGATCGCCGATCTGGTGGGCAGTACCGGACTGCAAATTAAAGCTGATCCAGGAGTTCCTATTGTTTATCTGGGGTTTGGGTTGTTAATGTTAGGGGTGATCATGAGCTACATCTCCCACTCCCAAGTCTGGGCACTGAAGCACGAAGGCTTCCGTTTATGTCGGGGGGGCGCACCAACCGCGCCCAGGTAG
- a CDS encoding helicase-related protein, translated as MKHFGSGTQRVTQELTRQFPQLRWLRFDSDTTRTKGSHRALLSRFAQGEADLLVGTQMLTKGIDLPQVTLVGVVAADGLLHLSDYRANERAAQTLTQVAGRAGRGG; from the coding sequence TTGAAGCATTTTGGCAGCGGCACCCAGCGCGTCACCCAGGAACTCACACGCCAGTTTCCCCAGTTGCGATGGCTGCGATTCGACAGCGATACCACCCGCACTAAAGGATCTCACAGGGCACTGCTGAGCCGCTTTGCCCAGGGGGAAGCCGATTTACTGGTGGGGACTCAAATGCTCACCAAAGGTATTGATTTGCCCCAGGTGACCCTCGTGGGGGTGGTTGCCGCCGATGGGTTGTTGCATTTGTCAGACTACCGTGCCAATGAACGCGCTGCCCAAACCCTGACCCAGGTCGCGGGTCGGGCAGGACGGGGGGGATGA
- a CDS encoding HAD-IC family P-type ATPase, with amino-acid sequence MIACFLWILVGISFVSRVHSLNDVVQRVAVIAGLVPAGLLLAITLAYGLGAVRMLGQNVLIQQANAVESLSNINVLCLDKTGTLTTNQIHLQTVLALDLPEAELLAILGDYAATTQSGNRTSEAIAAVCPGQVRPIAAEVSFSSARKWSALAFDHPDYPGSYVLGAPEILAAVTPLIATLQPQIQAGTEQGLRVLLFAHHPGELAIADPPELPTPLTPLGILIFGDTLRPEAKATLDGFARAGIEVKIISGDNPQTVAALARQAGLQSDIKVVSGQELAQMDPAEFAQVAQTSTIFGRITPDQKARLVRCLRDSGRYVAMTGDGVNDVLSLKQANLAIAMESGSKATRGVADIVLLNDSFAALPRAFLEGQRIRNGVQDAMKLFMVRGLCVTLLIFATAVVTDSFPLENKQSAIIALIGVGFPTMFIPVWATPGALPRRSMVRSMLHFIVPASLSLALVSLLIYLLYLVVAVLDLPPEAELTDVDLAIPRTALVTILIMGQLLLIPFLKPPTTAWVGGEPLSGDWRYAMVAVVLLGGYFVIVAVPAFRQFFELSRLSNFSYLFIGCVALEWCLILRLIWRTRFLDHFLGVDLD; translated from the coding sequence TTGATTGCTTGTTTCCTCTGGATTTTAGTGGGGATTAGCTTTGTCAGTCGGGTGCATTCCCTGAACGATGTGGTGCAGCGGGTAGCGGTGATTGCTGGACTAGTACCCGCAGGCTTATTGTTGGCCATTACCCTGGCCTACGGTTTGGGAGCCGTGCGGATGTTGGGACAGAATGTGTTGATCCAACAGGCCAATGCAGTGGAGTCCTTGAGCAATATCAATGTATTGTGCCTAGACAAAACTGGCACCTTGACAACCAATCAAATCCACTTACAAACCGTCCTGGCCCTTGATCTGCCCGAAGCCGAACTCTTGGCAATCCTGGGGGATTATGCAGCCACGACCCAGAGTGGCAACCGCACCAGTGAGGCGATCGCCGCTGTCTGTCCAGGTCAAGTGCGCCCGATCGCGGCAGAAGTTTCCTTCTCCTCGGCGCGAAAATGGAGTGCTTTGGCGTTTGACCATCCCGATTACCCCGGCAGTTATGTCCTGGGAGCCCCAGAAATTCTGGCAGCCGTCACCCCTTTGATCGCAACCCTGCAACCCCAGATTCAGGCTGGAACCGAACAGGGGTTGCGGGTCTTGTTGTTTGCCCATCACCCAGGAGAACTGGCGATCGCCGACCCACCTGAATTACCAACGCCCCTGACGCCCCTGGGAATTCTGATCTTTGGCGATACCCTGCGTCCCGAAGCGAAAGCCACCCTGGATGGGTTTGCCCGTGCGGGTATTGAGGTCAAAATTATTTCCGGGGACAATCCCCAAACCGTTGCCGCCCTGGCTCGACAGGCTGGACTCCAGTCTGACATCAAGGTGGTTTCCGGTCAGGAGCTTGCCCAGATGGATCCGGCAGAATTTGCCCAAGTGGCTCAAACCAGTACGATCTTTGGGCGAATTACCCCCGATCAGAAGGCACGGCTGGTGCGCTGTCTTCGGGACTCCGGGCGCTATGTCGCTATGACGGGGGATGGGGTCAATGATGTGCTGTCGTTGAAACAAGCCAATCTGGCGATCGCCATGGAAAGTGGCAGCAAAGCCACCCGTGGGGTTGCGGATATTGTGTTGCTCAATGACTCCTTTGCCGCCTTACCCCGAGCCTTTCTCGAAGGTCAACGGATTCGCAATGGGGTACAGGATGCGATGAAACTGTTTATGGTACGCGGTTTGTGTGTCACCCTGCTGATTTTTGCCACGGCGGTGGTCACCGATAGCTTTCCCCTGGAAAATAAGCAAAGTGCCATCATTGCCCTGATTGGGGTCGGCTTCCCCACCATGTTCATTCCCGTCTGGGCGACACCAGGTGCCCTACCCCGACGCAGCATGGTGCGCTCGATGTTGCATTTCATTGTCCCGGCCAGTCTCAGTCTGGCCTTGGTATCGTTACTGATCTATTTGCTCTATCTAGTGGTAGCGGTGCTCGATCTCCCTCCTGAGGCCGAACTCACCGATGTCGATCTGGCAATTCCCCGCACCGCCCTGGTGACGATTTTGATCATGGGGCAACTGCTGCTAATCCCCTTTCTCAAGCCGCCAACGACCGCCTGGGTGGGGGGAGAGCCCCTGAGTGGTGATTGGCGCTATGCCATGGTTGCGGTTGTGCTCCTAGGGGGCTACTTTGTGATTGTTGCGGTTCCGGCTTTTCGTCAATTTTTTGAATTGTCTCGCTTAAGTAACTTCAGTTATCTCTTTATTGGCTGCGTGGCTTTAGAGTGGTGCTTGATTTTGCGTCTCATCTGGCGTACTCGATTTTTAGATCATTTTCTGGGAGTTGATCTCGATTGA
- the priA gene encoding replication restart helicase PriA, translating to MSWFWCQKSASPPELTDRFRARFGNQVCVYHSALSEGERYDTWRQMLCSHPQVVIGTRSAVFAPLPRLGLIILDEEHDTSFKQDSPAPCYHARTIAQWRAALSHCPLILGSATPCLETWISTQAVTQNYGETQGGSLPPYYLALPERIYARPLPPVEIIDMREELHQGNHSIFSRALQSALRDLSTKQQQGILFIHRRGHSTFVSCRSCGNVLDCPNCDVSLSYHWTHEQAQPLLRCHYCNFSQRHPPRMPQL from the coding sequence CTGTCCTGGTTTTGGTGCCAGAAATCGGCCTCACCCCCCGAACTCACCGATCGCTTTCGCGCCCGGTTTGGCAATCAAGTCTGTGTATACCACAGCGCCTTATCGGAAGGAGAGCGCTACGATACCTGGCGACAAATGCTCTGTAGCCATCCCCAGGTGGTTATTGGCACCCGATCGGCGGTCTTTGCTCCCCTACCCCGACTGGGTTTGATCATTCTGGATGAAGAACACGACACCAGTTTTAAGCAAGACTCTCCAGCTCCCTGTTACCATGCCCGAACCATTGCCCAGTGGCGAGCAGCCTTAAGTCACTGTCCCCTGATTCTCGGGTCTGCGACCCCCTGCCTGGAAACCTGGATCAGCACCCAAGCCGTCACCCAGAATTATGGCGAAACCCAGGGGGGTTCCCTGCCCCCCTATTACCTCGCCCTCCCAGAACGGATTTACGCCCGCCCCCTCCCCCCTGTAGAGATCATTGATATGCGGGAGGAATTGCACCAAGGGAATCACTCAATTTTTAGCCGTGCCCTCCAGTCAGCCTTACGAGATCTGTCAACCAAACAGCAGCAAGGCATCCTATTTATCCACCGGCGGGGGCATAGCACCTTTGTCTCTTGCCGCAGTTGCGGTAACGTGCTCGACTGCCCCAATTGTGATGTCTCCCTGTCTTACCATTGGACTCACGAACAGGCCCAGCCGTTATTGCGTTGTCACTACTGCAACTTTAGTCAGCGCCATCCCCCCCGAATGCCCCAGTTGTAG